The following are encoded in a window of Flavobacterium psychrotrophum genomic DNA:
- a CDS encoding GbsR/MarR family transcriptional regulator yields MEFREAKNKFVQTWGALGSQWGINKTMAQIHALLMVAPEALSMEDIMEELHISRGNASMNLRALMDWGLIYKDLKPGERKEFFIAEKDLDEVAVKVAQERSRREIKPTLKVLKEVSSANISDTSAEARQFKEQTAKLYDFVLKADNMIEKVTEYKDNWIGRLVMKIMK; encoded by the coding sequence ATGGAATTCAGAGAAGCTAAAAATAAGTTTGTACAAACCTGGGGAGCACTAGGCAGCCAATGGGGTATTAATAAGACCATGGCACAAATACACGCCTTGCTTATGGTTGCACCCGAAGCGTTGTCTATGGAAGACATAATGGAAGAACTACATATAAGCCGTGGTAATGCCAGCATGAATTTGCGGGCTCTTATGGACTGGGGGCTTATTTATAAAGACCTGAAACCGGGGGAACGTAAAGAGTTTTTTATAGCCGAAAAAGATCTTGATGAAGTTGCTGTAAAAGTAGCACAGGAGCGCAGCCGTCGCGAAATAAAGCCAACGCTTAAAGTACTTAAAGAAGTTTCGTCGGCAAATATTAGTGATACCAGTGCCGAAGCCCGTCAATTTAAAGAGCAAACGGCAAAGCTTTACGACTTTGTGCTAAAAGCAGATAATATGATCGAAAAAGTTACCGAATATAAAGACAACTGGATAGGCCGACTGGTAATGAAAATCATGAAATAA
- a CDS encoding M3 family metallopeptidase: MSLLTQKFTTKHDTAPFSSIKTEDFLPAFKEGIEKARAEVDAIVNNPEAPTFENTIVAMSYSGDTLDKISSIFFNLHSAETNDEIQKIAQEVSPLLSEFGNDIRLNADLFERVKAVYDQKNSLTLTAEQTTLLDKQYKGFSRNGANLPEDKKNQLREIDKQLSKLSLEFGENVLNETNAFTLHITNEADLAGLPEGAIEAARETATSQEKEGWVFTLDHPSYLPFMTYANNRELRKKLALAFGAKGFQDNEYNNEQIVLQIVKLRHERATLLGYASHANFVLEERMAESPEKVKSFLNDLLAKAKPAAEKEFDELTAFAKELDGIEQLEKWDGAYYSEKLKQKLFNLDDEKLKPYFKLENVLNGAFTIAGKLYGLTFEEVKDIDVYHKDVTTYEVKDEKGDLVAIFYADFFPRKGKRNGAWMTSFKNQYVLDGVNERPHVSIVCNFTKPTASKPSLLTFNEVTTLFHEFGHALHGLLADTVYPSLSGTSVYWDFVELPSQVMENWCYEPEALALFAHHYETGEIIPIEYINKIKESASFQEGIATMRQLSFGLLDMGWHSEDPSHITSLKDFETQQFSDTQLYPDVKENAMSTAFSHIFQGGYSSGYYSYKWAEVLDADAFELFQEKGIFDKETATKFKEFVLSKGGTEHPMTLYKRFRGQEPKPEALLRRAGLLRD, translated from the coding sequence ATGAGCTTACTTACACAAAAATTTACCACAAAACACGATACTGCGCCTTTTAGCAGCATAAAAACTGAAGACTTTTTACCTGCTTTTAAAGAAGGTATCGAGAAAGCACGCGCCGAGGTTGATGCTATTGTAAACAATCCCGAAGCGCCCACATTTGAAAATACTATTGTAGCCATGAGCTACAGTGGCGATACGCTGGATAAGATTTCAAGTATATTCTTTAACCTGCACTCTGCAGAAACCAATGATGAGATACAGAAGATAGCGCAGGAAGTTTCTCCCCTATTGTCTGAATTTGGTAATGACATTCGCCTTAACGCAGATTTATTTGAGCGTGTTAAAGCCGTTTACGACCAAAAAAACAGCCTGACACTTACTGCTGAGCAAACTACGCTACTTGACAAGCAATATAAAGGCTTTAGCCGTAATGGTGCAAACCTGCCTGAAGACAAAAAAAACCAGCTGCGCGAAATAGACAAACAACTGAGTAAACTGAGTCTTGAATTTGGAGAAAATGTATTGAACGAAACCAATGCCTTTACCCTGCACATTACAAACGAGGCCGACCTGGCCGGTTTACCGGAAGGAGCCATTGAAGCTGCCAGGGAAACGGCTACAAGCCAGGAAAAAGAAGGTTGGGTTTTTACGTTGGACCACCCAAGTTACCTGCCGTTTATGACGTATGCCAACAACCGTGAGCTACGCAAAAAGCTGGCGCTGGCATTTGGCGCAAAAGGTTTTCAGGATAATGAATATAATAATGAGCAAATTGTACTGCAAATAGTAAAGCTGCGCCACGAACGTGCTACATTGCTGGGCTATGCTTCTCATGCTAACTTTGTTTTAGAAGAGCGCATGGCTGAGAGTCCGGAGAAGGTAAAGTCATTCCTTAATGATCTTTTAGCGAAAGCTAAGCCTGCCGCCGAAAAAGAATTTGATGAGCTTACAGCATTTGCTAAAGAACTTGATGGCATTGAACAGCTTGAAAAATGGGACGGTGCTTATTATAGCGAAAAGCTCAAACAAAAACTTTTCAACCTTGATGATGAAAAACTGAAGCCCTATTTTAAACTGGAAAATGTGCTTAACGGTGCTTTTACCATTGCCGGTAAATTATATGGGCTAACCTTTGAAGAGGTAAAAGACATTGATGTATACCATAAAGACGTTACTACCTATGAGGTAAAGGACGAAAAGGGCGATCTTGTAGCTATTTTTTATGCCGACTTCTTCCCGAGAAAAGGAAAGCGTAATGGCGCGTGGATGACATCGTTCAAGAACCAATATGTATTGGATGGAGTTAACGAACGCCCGCACGTAAGTATAGTATGCAACTTTACCAAGCCTACAGCAAGCAAACCAAGCCTGCTAACCTTTAATGAGGTTACCACGTTATTTCATGAGTTTGGGCATGCACTGCACGGCCTTCTTGCCGATACCGTTTATCCAAGCCTTAGCGGTACCAGCGTATACTGGGATTTTGTAGAACTGCCTAGCCAGGTTATGGAAAACTGGTGCTACGAGCCGGAAGCCCTGGCTTTGTTTGCACATCATTATGAAACCGGCGAAATCATTCCTATCGAATACATCAACAAAATAAAAGAAAGCGCCAGTTTTCAGGAGGGTATTGCTACTATGCGCCAACTCAGCTTTGGGTTGCTGGATATGGGCTGGCATAGCGAAGACCCATCGCACATTACAAGCCTTAAAGATTTTGAAACACAACAATTCTCTGACACACAGTTATATCCTGACGTAAAGGAAAATGCTATGAGTACGGCTTTCAGCCACATTTTTCAGGGTGGGTATTCTTCCGGATATTATAGCTACAAATGGGCCGAGGTGTTAGATGCCGACGCCTTTGAGTTATTTCAGGAGAAAGGTATTTTTGATAAAGAAACAGCTACTAAGTTTAAAGAGTTTGTGCTTAGCAAAGGCGGAACAGAACATCCTATGACGTTGTATAAACGCTTTAGGGGGCAGGAGCCTAAGCCAGAGGCATTGTTAAGAAGAGCTGGTCTTTTAAGAGACTAG
- a CDS encoding type II toxin-antitoxin system RelE/ParE family toxin → MKVVFSDLANKKAVEVSDYLSKEWSEKVKKDFAETLRSKIMQISSFPESCIESAIFHKLRICVVTKQTSFLYRINNNEIEVITVFDNRSSFTSVTKEIRKYYGRI, encoded by the coding sequence ATGAAGGTTGTCTTTTCTGATCTGGCAAATAAAAAAGCAGTCGAAGTTTCAGATTATCTGTCTAAAGAGTGGTCTGAAAAAGTAAAAAAAGATTTCGCCGAAACTTTACGTTCAAAAATTATGCAAATTTCTTCCTTTCCTGAAAGTTGCATAGAATCTGCTATTTTTCACAAACTAAGAATTTGCGTCGTAACCAAACAAACATCTTTTTTATACCGAATTAATAATAACGAAATTGAAGTGATAACGGTTTTTGATAACCGTAGCAGCTTTACATCTGTAACTAAAGAGATACGCAAATATTACGGACGTATCTAA
- a CDS encoding SseB family protein, translating to MGFFQKLFGKDQVPQNSETEPDNNRLIKLIHIYNKTNQSDDYKKVLDELITGNSFLLLPSVNDGTFGSDWKTLKKGTTLNLTSVYNVDGLKVLGAFTSESTLENWAKQGSHYTAMVSKDVISFCEENQIDRVVIDNDTDTFFVLERNRENIKTVTIEKDTQVQLGTPSRPLNSQIIRKLNDQFKRVSTIKEVYQYGQTRDGEFSIVLGFKLSIISENSRTAAINSVQSALKDEAIDQLLDLCIITDEGWYNTIKGIENSLIYNKS from the coding sequence ATGGGATTCTTTCAAAAGCTTTTCGGAAAAGATCAGGTACCACAAAACAGCGAAACCGAGCCGGATAACAACAGGCTTATTAAGCTGATACATATATACAATAAAACAAACCAGAGCGATGACTATAAGAAGGTACTTGATGAACTGATAACAGGCAACTCTTTCCTGCTCCTGCCTTCGGTAAACGACGGCACGTTTGGAAGCGACTGGAAAACCCTTAAAAAAGGCACTACACTCAACCTCACTTCTGTTTATAATGTAGACGGTTTAAAGGTATTAGGGGCCTTTACAAGCGAAAGCACTTTAGAAAATTGGGCTAAGCAGGGCAGTCATTATACCGCGATGGTTTCAAAAGACGTGATTTCCTTTTGCGAGGAAAACCAAATTGACCGGGTGGTGATAGACAATGACACTGACACCTTTTTTGTTTTAGAGCGTAACCGGGAGAATATTAAAACTGTTACTATTGAAAAAGATACACAAGTACAGCTGGGCACACCGTCGAGGCCATTAAACAGCCAGATTATACGCAAACTCAATGACCAGTTCAAAAGGGTGAGCACCATTAAAGAAGTTTACCAGTATGGGCAAACCCGCGATGGTGAGTTTAGTATCGTTTTGGGCTTTAAATTATCAATAATTTCTGAGAATTCCCGTACCGCGGCGATTAATTCTGTTCAATCCGCACTTAAGGATGAAGCCATAGACCAGCTATTAGACCTGTGTATCATTACAGATGAAGGCTGGTATAACACCATAAAAGGAATAGAAAACTCATTGATTTATAATAAGTCATAA
- the purE gene encoding 5-(carboxyamino)imidazole ribonucleotide mutase, with product MKIGIIMGSISDMPVMQDAIDILKEFNIETEVDIVSAHRTPEKLFEYSTTAHTRGINVIIAGAGGAAHLPGMVASMSPLPVIGVPVKSSNSIDGWDSVLSILQMPGGVPVATVALNGAKNAGILAAQILGSHDKLVQAKIIAYKLSLKDAVNKASESLKQ from the coding sequence ATGAAAATAGGAATCATCATGGGCAGCATATCGGACATGCCGGTAATGCAGGATGCCATAGACATATTAAAAGAGTTTAACATCGAAACGGAAGTTGATATCGTATCGGCACACCGCACGCCCGAAAAACTTTTTGAATACAGCACTACAGCCCATACACGCGGTATAAACGTAATTATTGCGGGTGCAGGCGGTGCGGCACACCTACCGGGCATGGTAGCCAGTATGAGTCCGCTACCGGTAATAGGTGTACCGGTAAAATCCAGCAACAGCATAGACGGATGGGATAGTGTGCTTTCTATCCTGCAAATGCCTGGCGGCGTACCTGTAGCAACCGTAGCGCTAAACGGCGCCAAGAACGCCGGTATACTTGCGGCACAAATACTAGGCAGCCATGATAAGCTGGTACAGGCAAAAATTATAGCCTATAAGCTAAGCCTTAAAGATGCCGTAAATAAAGCATCGGAAAGCCTGAAACAATAA
- a CDS encoding 5-(carboxyamino)imidazole ribonucleotide synthase, with the protein MNYFSSDFKLGILGGGQLGKMLLTETRKFDIQTYVLDPSDEAPCKVGSNVFVQGSLMDFDTVYNFGKQVDVLTFEIELVNIEALEKLEAEGIKVYPSPKTLKQIQNKGTQKDFYTTNNIPTAPYKRFESLTDLKLAVEQEELTYPFVWKSTEGGYDGNGVKVIRSAESFNGLADVQCIAEVMIPFKNELAVIVTRTPSGEIKTYPVVEMEFHPEANQVEYVICPARIDDAVADKARAIALNVSQAFNHVGLLAVEMFQTEDDEILVNEVAPRPHNSGHYSIEASYTSQFEQHLRAILDLPLGNTDSKVAGIMVNLVGAEGYSGNVVYENIEKILGQDGVSPHIYGKKQTRPFRKMGHVTIVNEDIAKARKVAEEVKNTIRVISE; encoded by the coding sequence ATGAACTACTTTTCTTCCGATTTTAAACTTGGAATTTTAGGCGGCGGGCAGCTGGGCAAAATGCTACTGACCGAAACCCGCAAATTTGACATACAAACTTATGTGCTCGACCCCAGCGATGAAGCGCCCTGCAAAGTGGGCAGCAACGTTTTTGTTCAGGGCAGCCTTATGGATTTTGATACCGTTTACAACTTTGGCAAACAGGTAGACGTACTTACCTTTGAAATAGAGCTTGTAAACATTGAAGCCTTAGAAAAACTTGAAGCTGAAGGCATAAAGGTTTACCCCTCGCCAAAAACGCTGAAACAGATACAAAACAAAGGCACACAAAAAGATTTTTACACCACCAATAATATTCCTACAGCGCCTTACAAACGTTTTGAGTCGCTAACCGACCTGAAACTGGCTGTAGAGCAGGAAGAACTTACCTACCCATTTGTATGGAAAAGCACCGAAGGTGGCTACGACGGCAATGGTGTAAAGGTAATTCGCAGTGCCGAAAGTTTTAACGGCCTGGCCGATGTGCAGTGCATTGCCGAAGTAATGATACCGTTTAAAAATGAACTTGCCGTTATTGTAACGCGTACACCATCTGGCGAGATAAAAACCTACCCTGTAGTAGAAATGGAATTTCACCCGGAAGCTAACCAGGTAGAGTATGTTATTTGCCCGGCGCGTATAGATGATGCTGTGGCCGATAAAGCCCGTGCGATAGCGCTAAATGTATCGCAGGCCTTTAACCACGTGGGCTTACTTGCTGTAGAAATGTTCCAGACGGAAGATGACGAAATTCTGGTAAATGAAGTTGCCCCAAGGCCGCACAACAGCGGACACTACTCTATAGAAGCCAGCTACACCAGCCAGTTTGAACAACACCTACGCGCTATATTAGACCTTCCGCTAGGCAATACCGACAGTAAGGTAGCCGGCATTATGGTAAACCTTGTAGGTGCCGAAGGTTATAGTGGCAACGTAGTATATGAAAACATAGAAAAGATACTGGGCCAGGACGGTGTTAGCCCACACATTTACGGCAAAAAACAAACACGCCCATTCCGCAAGATGGGTCACGTAACCATAGTAAATGAAGATATAGCTAAAGCCCGAAAAGTAGCCGAAGAAGTAAAGAATACCATTAGGGTAATTAGCGAGTAG
- a CDS encoding glycoside hydrolase family 130 protein, translating into MRLSVERKPVKVLPDTKRVIARYFFNGEERAIELVKKILALEKEEIFSLISPLLQDFSKRHRNITRKLLRNSERVKKYVATAGFDYNNLDENTKLLIGSYFTHEYSIESAAFFNPSIVPDPDQTNLEEGQLRVIISFRAVGEGHVSSVVFRRAMIDKQCNITVIPAGNYIDEAEKIHNLVYNKRLFLKKAEEADIDERFTNMVAKELDERFDYEQLKKIVIEARAEIEEPETLRQLNLILALSDSYRRITFSKDTDISDRVIFPISDFESKGIEDARFVKFTDENGRQSYYATYTAYDGVHIMPKLLRTTDFYEFKTSPLNGAGAKNKNLALFPRKINGKFAMLSRIDGWNNYLMYSDNINEWDDPIKIQAPEFPWEFVQIGNCGSPIETDAGWLIITHSVGSMRRYSIGASLLDINDPSIEIGRLKDPLILPNPDEREGYVPNVVYSCGSIIHGEDLIIPYGLSDHSSGFATVKLQTLLDRLTTGG; encoded by the coding sequence ATGAGATTATCTGTAGAAAGAAAACCCGTTAAAGTACTACCGGATACAAAACGCGTAATAGCCCGTTATTTTTTTAATGGAGAGGAACGCGCCATAGAACTTGTAAAGAAAATACTGGCGCTGGAAAAAGAAGAGATATTTTCGCTGATATCGCCCCTGTTGCAGGATTTTTCTAAAAGGCACCGTAACATAACCCGTAAATTATTGCGCAACAGTGAGCGTGTAAAAAAATATGTGGCTACAGCAGGATTTGACTACAACAACCTCGATGAAAATACAAAGTTGCTTATAGGGTCTTATTTTACGCACGAATATTCTATAGAATCGGCTGCATTTTTTAATCCCAGCATTGTGCCGGATCCTGACCAGACTAACCTGGAGGAAGGCCAGTTGCGTGTTATCATCAGCTTTAGGGCAGTGGGCGAGGGTCACGTAAGTTCGGTGGTATTTCGCAGGGCAATGATTGATAAGCAATGCAATATTACCGTAATACCTGCCGGTAATTATATAGATGAGGCCGAAAAAATACACAATCTGGTATACAACAAACGCCTGTTTCTTAAAAAGGCCGAAGAGGCCGATATCGACGAGCGTTTTACAAACATGGTAGCAAAGGAGTTGGATGAGCGTTTTGATTATGAACAGCTCAAAAAAATTGTGATAGAAGCCCGCGCCGAAATTGAAGAGCCAGAAACCTTAAGGCAGCTTAACCTTATATTGGCACTTAGCGACAGCTACCGCCGTATAACCTTTAGTAAAGATACCGATATTAGTGACCGTGTTATTTTCCCGATATCTGATTTTGAAAGTAAAGGCATTGAAGATGCCCGCTTTGTAAAGTTTACCGACGAAAACGGCAGGCAGAGCTACTACGCAACCTATACTGCTTATGATGGTGTGCACATTATGCCAAAGCTGCTGCGTACAACCGATTTCTACGAATTTAAGACCAGCCCGCTAAATGGGGCAGGGGCTAAAAATAAAAACCTGGCACTTTTTCCGCGTAAGATAAACGGAAAGTTTGCCATGCTAAGCCGTATTGACGGATGGAACAATTACCTTATGTACAGCGATAACATTAATGAGTGGGATGACCCTATTAAAATTCAGGCGCCTGAATTTCCGTGGGAGTTTGTACAAATAGGCAATTGCGGTTCACCTATAGAAACCGATGCAGGATGGCTTATCATTACCCACAGTGTGGGCAGTATGCGCCGCTACAGCATAGGTGCATCATTACTGGATATCAACGACCCTTCGATAGAAATAGGACGCTTAAAAGATCCGCTTATTTTACCTAACCCTGACGAACGCGAGGGTTATGTGCCAAACGTTGTATACAGTTGCGGTTCTATCATTCACGGTGAAGACCTTATCATTCCTTACGGATTGTCTGACCATAGCTCGGGTTTTGCTACCGTTAAGTTACAAACACTGCTGGACAGGCTTACTACGGGAGGGTAG